CACGTCAACCACTACGACCTGACCCTCCGCTACGACCCGACGAGCCGTCACCTCGACGGCAGGGCGGTGCTGACGGCCCGCGCCACCCGGTCCCTGACCCGCTTCGACCTCGACCTCCACGGCCTGAAGGTCACCGGACTCACCGTCGACCACCGCAAGGCCGGCTTCCGGCGCGACGGACAGGAACTCGTCGTCACTCCGCGCCACGCCCTGCGCCAGGGCCAGGTGTTCCAGGTCGCGGTCACCTACAACGGCAGCCCCGGCCCGGTGACCGACCCGGACGGCACGCTCGACGGCTGGATCCCCACCGACGACGGCGCCTTCGTCGCCGGGGAGCCGCAGGGCGCCATGACCTGGTTCCCGGCCAACAACCACCCCCAGGACAAGTCGTCGTACGACTTCACGATCACCGTCCCCAAGGGCCGCACCGCCGTCGCCAACGGCGTCCTTCTGGGGCAGTGGACGACGAACGGCCTGACCACCTTCCGCTGGCACCAGCCCGAACCCATGGCCGCCTACCTCGCCACGGCGACCGTGGGGAAGTTCCGGGTCGAGCAGTACACCACCCGCGACGGCATCCGGGTCTACAACGCCGTCGACCCCCGCGAGGCCACCGAGGCGGCACCCGTCCTGAAGAAGCTGCCCTCCGTCCTGGAGTGGGCGAGCAAACTCTTCGGGCCCTACCCGTACCGGGCCGCCGGTTCGATCGTGGACCGCGCACCGGACGTCGGGTACGCGCTGGAGACCCAGACGCGTCCCGTGTACGACCGGGCGCCGGACATCGGCACCCTCGTCCACGAGAGCGCCCACCAGTGGTTCGGCGACTCCGTGTCCCTGACCAGTTGGAAGGACATCTGGCTCAACGAGGGCTTCGCGACCTACGCCGAGTGGCTCTACAGCGAGCAGCACGGCGGCGACAGCGCGCAGAAGATCTTCGACGCGCTGTACGCCCGCCCCGCCGACGACGAACTGTGGGCGTTCCCGCCCGGCGACCCGGGCAGCGGCGCGAACATCTTCGGCATCCCCGTCTACGCCCGCGGCGCCATGGCCCTGCACCGACTCGGTACGACGGTCGGGAACCGGGCGTTCTTCCGCATCCTGCGGACCTGGTCGGGCGAGCGCCGCGACGGCCACGGCACGACGGCGCAGTTCGTCCGGCTCGCGGAACGCGTGTCGGGCGAAGAGCTGGACGCCCTGTTCCACACCTGGGTGTACAGCGAGGGCAAGCCGAACAAGCCGTAGATCCTGACGAGTATCGACGACCTCCAGGACCTCTCCGCCGGCGGAGGGCACCTCCTGGCTGGACGCCGACCCCGTGCGCATGCGCCAGGCACTCGGCAACCTCGTCTCCAACGCCCTGCGCCACACGCCCGCCGACGGCACCGGCACGCTCACCGCCCGGCGGGACGGAGAGGACGTGGTCCTCGAAGTCATCGACACCGGGCCGGAATCGACCCCGAGGACCTGCCGTACGTCTTCCTTGCCGGGAGCCGCGGCGCCCGAGTGAGCCGCGCGGATGCGACGTGTCTCCTCCTGGTCCGCCGGTCATCCGGTGCGTCGGGCCCGCCGCCGCAGCGCGCGTCGCTCGTTCTCGCTCGTGCCGCCCCAGATCCCGATGTGCTGCTCCGTGTCGAGCGCCCAGCGCAGACACTGCTCACGGACCGAGCAGCGCCGGCAGACCGCCTTGGCCTGCTCCGTCTGCAGCAGCATCGGCCCGGATGTGCCGATCGGGTAGAAGAGGTCGGGGTCCTCATGGCGGCAGGCGGCGTGGTCTCGCCAGTCGTCCATCAAAGTCACCTGCGATCGTCGTACGTGCCCTCGGTGGATGCATTACTCGGTTTCGAGTCGCCTGTCGATGCGTGTGTGAAACCCCGTGGGACACCGGCGAATTCGGTCACTGTTCGCGCATGCCCCACGGGGAGCCGTACGCCGTCAGCAGATCCAGGAAGGGACGGGCCGGGAAGGCCTCAGGGCCCAGCACGCCCGTGCCGGACCAGGCGCCGGTGGCGAGGAGTTGGGGCTGCGCATCCACGCCGCGTACGTGGCCCATCCGCAGGCCGCCGCGCTGACGACCAGCCGGGTCACCGGCCGGGCCAACGAACTCGCCGCCGACGAGGCCGTGTTGGACGTGCTGCGCACCGCCGGCTTCTCGCTGCCGGACACTGTGCGCATCTACCACGCCTTCATCGACCAGACGCTGGCCTTCGCCACGCTGGACGCGGCGTCGCTGGCGTTGCCGAGCGAGGCGCTCCGCGCGGACGAGGGGATGTGGCGGTCGACGTATGCCCTGCTGCCCCGGGCCAGTTATCCGCGGATCGCCGAGGCGGCGCCGCTGCTGGCTACCCGGATGGTGAACAGCGCTTATCCGACGGCGCTGGAGATGCTGTTGGACAGTGCCGCGGCTCAGTTGTAGCCCTTCGGAGGTAGTGCCGCGCTGGGCCGTCTTTCGTCTGCGGCGCCCTCGTGGCTGGTCGCGCCCACGCGGCGGAGCCGCACATCAATACAGCCCCGCGCCCCTTGAGGGCGTTGCAGTGCCGCCGGCAGAATGTGCCCGACCTGCTCAGCCTCGCAACGCCTCGGCCGCCACCGCCGTCACCGCCTCCGTCACCGCGGCCAACGCCGGCGAATCCAGCTTCCACTGCTGCCAGTACAGCGGAACGTCGACCGGCCGCTTCGGTGCCAGCTGCACGAGGCGGCCGTCCTTGAGGAGCGGCTCGGCCTGGACCTCGGGGACCATGCCCCAGCCCAGTCCGGCGATCACGGCGGAAACGAAGCCCTCCGAGGTGGGGACGTAGTGCCGTACGGCACTCGCGCCGGTGCGGCTGCGCCGGAGCCCCCGGACGAACCCGTCCTGGAGATCGTCGCTGCGGTCGAAGGTCACCACCGGCGCCTGAACCAGCGCGTCCCGCAGCGCGCCGCCGAGATGCCGCTCGGCGAACTCCGGGCTCGCCGCGGCCAGATAACGCATCCGGCCCAGCGCACGCACGGAACACCCCGCCACCGCCTCCGGTGACGAGGTCACCGCGGCCATCACCAGGCCCTCCCGCAGCAGCGACGCCGTACGGCTCTCGTCCTCCCGTCGCAGCCCGAAGCCGATCCGTGGCTCCTGCGGCACGCGTGTGAGGGCCGGCAGGAACCAAGTCGCCAGCGAGTCCGCGTTGACCGCGATCGACACCCGGGTCGCCTCCCCGGCACCGCTCATACCGAGCTCGGCCCGCGCATCGCGCTCCAGCCGCGCCAGCTGGCGGGCGAACCGGACGACGACCTCGCCCGACTCGGTCGGCCGCACCGGCTTCGTCCGCACCAGCAGCACCCGCCCCGTGCGCTGCTCCAGCGCCTTCACTCGCTGGCTCACGGCCGACGGCGTCACATGCAGCGCGGCGGCGGCCGCGTCGAAGGTGCCCTCGTCCACCACCGCGAGCAGCGTCCGCACCTGGTCGAGGGGAAGCTCCGTCAGTTCTGTCCGTGCGATCCCTGCCTTCACGGACACTAATGATACGTAAGAATCTTTAGCTGTACTTGCAGTGATCGCTTCCTTAGCGTCAATGCCATGACCAACGCCCTCACCACCGCGGCCGCCGGATTCGGCACCGGCCTCTCCCTGATCGTCGCCATCGGCGCCCAGAACGCCTTCGTGCTGCGCCAGGGGATCCGCCGCGACGCGGTCCTCGCCGTCGTCGGCATCTGTGCCCTGTCCGACGCGCTCCTGATCACCCTGGGCGTGGCCGGCGTCGGCGCGGTGGTCGTGGCGTGGCCCGGCGTGCTGACGGCGGTCGCGTGGATCGGCGGGGCGTTTCTGCTCTGCTACGGCGCTCTCGCCGCCCGCCGGGTGTTCCGGCCGAGCGGCGCCCTGCTGACCGACGGCGACGCGGCCGGGTCACGGCGCCGGGCGGTACTGACCTGCCTCGCGATGACCTGGCTCAATCCGCACGTCTACCTCGACACCGTCTTCCTGCTCGGCACCATCGCCGCCGACCGCGGCGAGATGCGCTGGACGTTCGGCATCGGCGCCGCACTCGCCAGCCTGTGCTGGTTCGCCGCCCTCGGCTTCGGCGCGCGGCTGCTGAGCCGTCACCTCGCGAAGCCCGGGGCCTGGCGCGTGCTGGACGGACTGGTGGCCGCGACGATGATCGCTCTGGGCATCGGCCTCATCGCCGGAAGCTGAGACACGGATCCCCACCCCCGGCCGCTGCTGCGATAGTGATCCCCGGACAAGAAAGATGTAACGAGCATCCAGGAAGCCCGTGGACACCAGCGAGAGCAGTACCGCACCACAGGAGAAGGACCCCTCTTCGGTGACACCCCAGCGGCGCGGCTGGCGCCGCTGGGCCATGGACACCCGGCCGCTGCGCCGCCCCGCCTACCGCCGCCTGTGGTCCTCGACCATCGTCACGGCCGTCGGCAGCCAGCTCACCGCGGTCGCCGTGCCCAAGCAGATCTACGACATCACCGGCTCCTCGGCGTGGGTCGGCGCCGCGAGCCTCGCCGGGCTGCTGCCGCTCATCGTGTTCGCCCTGTGGGGCGGGGCGATCGCCGACAGCATGGACCGGCGCAGACTGCTGCTGATCACCAACAGCGGCATCGCCGTCACCTCGGTGCTCTTCTGGCTCCAGGCCGTCACCGGTCTCGCGTCGGTGACCGTGCTGATGGTGCTGCTCGCCGTACAGCAGGCGTTCTGGGGGCTCAACGCCCCGGCCCGCAACGCCTCCATCGCCCGCCTGGTCCCGGCCGACGAACTGGCCGCCGCGAACGCCCTCGGCTCGACCGTCATGCAGACCGGCCAGGTGGTCGGGCCGCTGCTGGCCGGCGTGCTCATACCCGTGATCGGGCTGGCCGAGCTGTACCTCATCGACGCGCTGGCCCTGTGCGTCACGGTCTGGGCGGTCGCACGGCTGCCCGCGCTGCCGCCCCTGGCGGCCACCGTCAAACGCCGGGCGGGCGTACGGGAGATCCTGGACGGCTTCCGCTACATCGCCCTGCACAAGGTGCTGCTGCTGTCCTTCCTGGCCGATGTGATCGCGATGGTCTTCGGCATGCCCCGCGCCCTGTTCCCGCAACTGGCGAGCCAGACCTACGCGTCGTACGGCGAAGGGCTCGCCCTCGGCCTGCTGTTCGCGGCGATCCCGATCGGTGCGGTGGCCGGCGGGCTGTTCTCCGGCACGTTCTCCCGGGCCCGCCGGCACGGCTGGATGGTGATCGGCGCGGTCGTCGCCTGGGGCGCGGCCATCACCGGCTTCGGGCTGAGCGGCAGCCTGTGGCTCGCGGTGATGTTCCTGGTCCTCGCCGGAGTCGCCGACATGGTCTCGATGGTCTTCCGCGGGGCGATCCTGCTGTCCGCCGCCAGCGACGAGATGCGCGGGCGGATGCAGGGCGTGTTCACGGTCGTCGTCGCGGGTGGCCCGCGGCTCGCCGACGTCCTGCACGGCACGGCGGGCTCGGCCTTCGGGGCGCGTACGGCGACCGTGGGCGGTGGGGTGCTGGTCGTCGCCGTCATGCTGGGCCTGGCCGCGGCGCTCCCCGCCCTGCGCCGCTACCGGGTCTGACGCTCAGAGCGCACTGCGGCGGTGCGGGCCGTACTGCTCCATCAGCCTGCCCCGGGTCAGCTCCAGCCGGTGCGCGAGGATTTCGGCGACATGGCGCACCAGCGACATCCCGAGCCGCGGATCCTCCTCGCACAGCCGGAGCACCGCCGGCGCCTCGAACTCGTAGGCGCGCACGGGGCTGAAGGCCTCCGCGCCGAAGTCCCACTGGTACGGCGGGAAGAGCCAGGACCAGCCGAGCAGATCGCCCGCTCCGAGGCTGGCGACGGTCACCCGCTGGATCGATGTCACACGCTGGTCGAGGGAGACGGCTCCCGAGCGTATGACCCAGAAGCGGTCGGCCGTACCGCCCGCTTCGAAGATGCGGGCGTCCTCCGGGAAGGAGACCTCCCGGGCGAGCGACATCAGGCGCTCACGCTGAGGCGGCGGCAGGGCGGCCAGCAGTTTGATCGCTTTGGTCATGACACGGGGCTCCTCGCCGGCGACTGAGGTTCCGGGGCTTTCCCTGCGTCCATTTCAGCTGCTGCCGACGCCCTGAGCACCTCGGCGGAGGGCGGTTTCGGCCGGGAGTCCGCGCGGGCAGGTCGCGGAGGGCATTAAAAAGCCCTGGCTGGACGGGGGAGACCAGCCAGGGCCGTAGGTGGTGGTGCGCGGGGGACGATTGCGGTCTACCCCGTGACCACGTATGTATGAACCGTAAACCATCTAAGGGGATTCTGCGTAGCCGAGACCGGGGTAAGTGACCGGTTTCACTCCGATCCAGGTTTCAGGTTCGCTCGGAGTGCTTGCCCGGCGTCAGGATCTCCTCCAGCACCGTGACCACGGCCTCGTAGGCCAGCGTCCGTACGGCGGCGTCACGAGCCCCGTCGGGGTCGGCCGACCGCAACTGCTCGCTCCTCGCCCGCCACGTCCGCTCCTCCTGCCGGGCACAGGCCCTGGCGCGCTGCATCCGCCGCAACAGTTCGTCTGAGTCCACGACATCGGTCATGTCATCCGCGTACCCCCGTATCGGCCCGGTATAGGCCGATGAGCAGTCATCCGTCCGATGCCTTCACGGGCACCCCCAGAGGACGGGCCAGACCGGCCACACCCTCGTCGAGGCGCTGCAGATGCCGCAGGACACGGTCGGTGACCCGGCCGTAGCGCGGTGCGCCGGAGGCGGTCCGGCCGAGGAGCGAGGCGATAC
Above is a window of Streptomyces sp. DT2A-34 DNA encoding:
- a CDS encoding M1 family metallopeptidase, with the translated sequence MREQATRRTAVLRREAVIVTVPLALAALLATAGPASAGPIGEAGVGDPYFPLAGNGGYHVNHYDLTLRYDPTSRHLDGRAVLTARATRSLTRFDLDLHGLKVTGLTVDHRKAGFRRDGQELVVTPRHALRQGQVFQVAVTYNGSPGPVTDPDGTLDGWIPTDDGAFVAGEPQGAMTWFPANNHPQDKSSYDFTITVPKGRTAVANGVLLGQWTTNGLTTFRWHQPEPMAAYLATATVGKFRVEQYTTRDGIRVYNAVDPREATEAAPVLKKLPSVLEWASKLFGPYPYRAAGSIVDRAPDVGYALETQTRPVYDRAPDIGTLVHESAHQWFGDSVSLTSWKDIWLNEGFATYAEWLYSEQHGGDSAQKIFDALYARPADDELWAFPPGDPGSGANIFGIPVYARGAMALHRLGTTVGNRAFFRILRTWSGERRDGHGTTAQFVRLAERVSGEELDALFHTWVYSEGKPNKP
- a CDS encoding WhiB family transcriptional regulator is translated as MDDWRDHAACRHEDPDLFYPIGTSGPMLLQTEQAKAVCRRCSVREQCLRWALDTEQHIGIWGGTSENERRALRRRARRTG
- a CDS encoding LysR family transcriptional regulator ArgP, with amino-acid sequence MKAGIARTELTELPLDQVRTLLAVVDEGTFDAAAAALHVTPSAVSQRVKALEQRTGRVLLVRTKPVRPTESGEVVVRFARQLARLERDARAELGMSGAGEATRVSIAVNADSLATWFLPALTRVPQEPRIGFGLRREDESRTASLLREGLVMAAVTSSPEAVAGCSVRALGRMRYLAAASPEFAERHLGGALRDALVQAPVVTFDRSDDLQDGFVRGLRRSRTGASAVRHYVPTSEGFVSAVIAGLGWGMVPEVQAEPLLKDGRLVQLAPKRPVDVPLYWQQWKLDSPALAAVTEAVTAVAAEALRG
- a CDS encoding LysE/ArgO family amino acid transporter — its product is MTNALTTAAAGFGTGLSLIVAIGAQNAFVLRQGIRRDAVLAVVGICALSDALLITLGVAGVGAVVVAWPGVLTAVAWIGGAFLLCYGALAARRVFRPSGALLTDGDAAGSRRRAVLTCLAMTWLNPHVYLDTVFLLGTIAADRGEMRWTFGIGAALASLCWFAALGFGARLLSRHLAKPGAWRVLDGLVAATMIALGIGLIAGS
- a CDS encoding MFS transporter: MDTSESSTAPQEKDPSSVTPQRRGWRRWAMDTRPLRRPAYRRLWSSTIVTAVGSQLTAVAVPKQIYDITGSSAWVGAASLAGLLPLIVFALWGGAIADSMDRRRLLLITNSGIAVTSVLFWLQAVTGLASVTVLMVLLAVQQAFWGLNAPARNASIARLVPADELAAANALGSTVMQTGQVVGPLLAGVLIPVIGLAELYLIDALALCVTVWAVARLPALPPLAATVKRRAGVREILDGFRYIALHKVLLLSFLADVIAMVFGMPRALFPQLASQTYASYGEGLALGLLFAAIPIGAVAGGLFSGTFSRARRHGWMVIGAVVAWGAAITGFGLSGSLWLAVMFLVLAGVADMVSMVFRGAILLSAASDEMRGRMQGVFTVVVAGGPRLADVLHGTAGSAFGARTATVGGGVLVVAVMLGLAAALPALRRYRV
- a CDS encoding cyclic nucleotide-binding domain-containing protein, whose translation is MTKAIKLLAALPPPQRERLMSLAREVSFPEDARIFEAGGTADRFWVIRSGAVSLDQRVTSIQRVTVASLGAGDLLGWSWLFPPYQWDFGAEAFSPVRAYEFEAPAVLRLCEEDPRLGMSLVRHVAEILAHRLELTRGRLMEQYGPHRRSAL